The Priestia megaterium NBRC 15308 = ATCC 14581 region TACCAGGACAAGACATGATTTTTGTAATGACACAAAGTATTGCTTCAGGCATCAAAGCAGGCATCAAAACCGTATTGGGATCTATTACGGGAACATTTGTACATACTCTTTTAGCCGCAGTGGGGCTATCTATTATCTTTCAAAAATCAATTATAGCCTTTACGATTCTAAAGGTTGTAGGCGTTCTGTACCTGCTGTTTTTAGCATACCAATCGTTTCGCGAAAAAAGCGGTCCGTTGGAATTAACAGAAAACGTTCAGCAGCACCATCACTTTAGAAAAGGATTCGTTAGCAACTTAACCAATCCAAAAGTAGCTATTTTCTTCATCACGTTCTTACCGCAGTTTGTTAATTCGTCTCTTGGACATGTAAGCTTACAGATGATTTTGTTCGGTATCATCTTTATCGCCGAAACGCTCATCATCTTTTCACTTATTGCGCTATTTGCTTCTGGCCTTGGAAAAAAAGTCAAAAAAAGCCGCATCTTTCAGCACACATTAAAATATGTAAAAGGAACGGTTTTTGGCGTACTGGGCCTAAAACTTTTATTTTCTAGCAACAATTAAGTAAAACAAAATGAAATTTCTTTCATCCCTGCTGTTATAGCCTTTTCATACCCGCTTCATTTGTCATATCACCCTATTTTTCCATGTGAGGTTAGTTGACAAAAGACCAAAATTATTATTTTATATATATATAAGGTTCAGATTTAGCAACAAGATTCGACAAGGATAATGAAGAAAAACAGCGGGGAAATAGGGAGATCTATCTAAATAGAGGGAAAATTCTATAAATTCATGTTTTTCATTATTATTCTACTATAATTCATGAAGAGGTGAAACTATGCAAGAAGTAGTTCAAGGTTTTGTTAGTTCAATCAACGAATTTCTTTGGTCCTACTTACTGATTGCGATGCTGATTGCATTTGGTTTGTTTTTTACTTTTAGGTCAAAGTTTTTACAAATTCGGTTATTAAAAGAAATGATCCGTGTATTAAAAGAAGGTGCGGATAGCTCTTCTAAAGACGGAATTTCGCCATTCCAAGCGTTTTGCATCAGTATGGCAGCCCGCGTTGGTACGGGGAATATTACAGGTATTGCGATTGCGATCGCTTTAGGGGGACCTGGTGCTGTATTTTGGATGTGGGTGCTTGCGGTTATTGGTTCAGCTTCAGCATTTATCGAAAGTACATTAGCACAAATATACAAAGTAAAAGACAAAGACGGCGGCTTCCGAGGCGGACCGGCTTACTATATGGAAAAAGGTTTAAAGAAGCGCTGGATGGGCGGACTGTTTGCTGTCTTAATCACTTTATCATTCGGCTTAATTTTTAATGCTGTACAATCGAACACCATTACCCTTGCGTTTGAAAATGCGTTCGGAACAAATCGTTTAGTGTTAGGAATTATTATGACAGTGGCTTTCGCTGCCATTATTTTTGGCGGAGTTAAGCGTATTGCAAAAATGTCAGAATACATTGTTGTGGTACTAGCTGTTGCCTATATTGCAGTAGCACTCTTCATTATTATTATGAACATTCAAGAGATGCCTTCTCTTATTGCATTAATCGTTAAAAATGCATTTGGTTTCGATCAAATTGCCGGCGGTTCTCTTGGAGCAGCTCTTATGCAAGGAATTAAACGCGGATTATTCTCAAACGAAGCTGGTATGGGTAGTGCTCCAAATGCAGCCGCAGCTGCAACAACAAGCCACCCGGTAAAGCAAGGATTGATTCAAGCATTTGGTGTATTGACAGATACGCTTATTATTTGTAGCAGTACTGCCTTTATCATTTTGCTTTCAGGTACTTATACAAATAAAAATTTAAGCGGTATTGAGTTAACACAAGCTGCTTTAAGCACTCACATTGGTTCTTGGGCAACAGGTGCTCTTGCAATTATGATTTTCCTATTTGCTTTTAGTACATTAATTGGTAACTACTACTACGGAGAAACAAATATTGAGTTCTTGAACACAAATAAAGCTTGGCTGATGACTTATCGTGTTGCTGTACTTGCAATGATTGTGTTCGGTTCTATTTCTCAAATTCAGCTTGTATGGGATTTAGCAGACCTGTTTATGGGCTTTATGGTAGTAGTCAATTTAATCGCCATTCTATTGCTCTCGAAAGTAGCCTTTGCGGCACTCAAAGATTATCTTGGTCAAAAGAAAGCTGGAAAAGACCCTGTCTTCTACCAAGACAGCATTTCTGGACTTGATAATATTGAAGCGTGGGATCATTCAAAAGATAAATCTAGCTCGAAAAAAGCGATCTAACAAAAAAGCCGTGAATATTCACGGCTTTTTTTATTGTACATATTTACTTCTTTTTCTTTCTTCTAGTGAAGCAGTCTAAGACTAACCAAATACCTATAGTATAAATAAATCACGCTGTACGGAATCCAGTAGGAAAAAAATGTCCAGACGAGATTCCATCCGTTTCCGTATATTACTCTTTCCATATGCACATACGTTCCTTCTAAAAATGTTGTAAACAGCGTAATAAGCAGAATAAAAAAATGAGGCTTTCCGATTCGCTGAATTAAAAAAATCATATAGCTAGCCAATACAGGATAGACGCCTAAATTAAAAGGCAGCGCCTCTAATGCTTCATTTTCTAAAGAAGTGCGGAGTTTCCAAAAACCATAATAGCTCCCTAATTCATTGATAACGATTGCTAAAATGCAAAAAGCAGTTCCTACTAAAGGCAGTAAACGACGATTTTTAGGATGTAAATAGAGTGTGCCAAAAATCCAAGGTAAAACAAACGCCAGCGCTATATTGATAAGCACAAATATCCGACCTTTTTCTTCCTAGTATGCCACACCGTTCCTTTTTCTAATCGTCTCGTTACCTTGAACGCAGCAAGCGTACAAGCCCCTTATCTCTCCTCATTAAAACAGAGTGCTTACTTTATGATTACTGTGGTTCGTCCCTTGCTTCTTCCATTTATTTTAACGAAATAAACTCAGCGTCTTTTTTCTCGTAATAGTTTTGAACTAAACGCCCTGATAAAGCAGCTAATACCTGCTGAAATAACATCCCCAGCACAACCGGTACAGCAACGGGAGCCGGAAAATAAGATACGGCTAACACGGCTCCGGCGCTAATATTTCTCATGCCTCCGCAAAACGTAAGCGTCACAACTTTTGCTCGATCCCATCTTAGCCATTTGCCAATCATCCAGCTGAAGAAATAACCAGCTGAACTCATTAAAAAGACGATCAGGATAATAAACAGCAGTTTTTTATCAATATGTTTTAAATAAGGTGCAATTACTCCCCCATTTATCATAACCATCACACTTAACCCTATTTTCGAAACAGGTGCCAGCTTTGGTCCTAATGTCTGCTTAATTGTTCCTTTTGTATATTGATTTAAGCACATCCCTAACAAAGATGGAAGGACAATCATAAAACATAAATCTTTGACTAACTTTAGCGCTTCCAAATGCACGGTGTCTCCAACCACCCATAAAAGCGTATAAGGAACGATAAGCGGCGCCAAAAGAGTATCAATTAAAATGATGGATAGCGCAAGAGGAATACTTCCTTTGTAAATCGAGACCCATATAAAACTAGTCACGCCTGTTGGAATAATCGCTGCTAGCAAAAGACCCGTGCTTGTAAATACATCATGTGGAAAAATCACTTGGCCAACGCTCCAAGCCCACGCTGGCATAAAAATATGTAAAACAAACAGGGCCATAATGATTGGAAATGGACGGTGTATCGTGGCATTTAACTGGTGAAAGTTTGAATTCAAACTTCCGGCAAACGTCATTAATGCAAAAAGCCAGGGAATTAAGAAGGCATACTGACTTAATGACGAACCGATAAGAACTCCTATGAGCAAGCTGACCGGCGTAATAAACGGCATCAATTTTTCTAGCATTTTATTTAATTGACTTAACAAAACTTCTCCCTCCAACGAACGTTTTCAATAAATAATAAGATACATTAACGTTTATAATATTATCTATTTATTATACAACTTATTTTCAGACTGTTGTCTGTCTCTTTTATTAAAAAGAGATATATTCATAATTATCACTTAAATAGATTTACGGGTATTTTTATGCTATTTTAATAGGGAAGAAGCTTTTAAAAAGCAT contains the following coding sequences:
- a CDS encoding CBO0543 family protein, whose translation is MLINIALAFVLPWIFGTLYLHPKNRRLLPLVGTAFCILAIVINELGSYYGFWKLRTSLENEALEALPFNLGVYPVLASYMIFLIQRIGKPHFFILLITLFTTFLEGTYVHMERVIYGNGWNLVWTFFSYWIPYSVIYLYYRYLVSLRLLH
- a CDS encoding LysE family translocator, which produces MTFSWLIPYIAVSLIIVLIPGQDMIFVMTQSIASGIKAGIKTVLGSITGTFVHTLLAAVGLSIIFQKSIIAFTILKVVGVLYLLFLAYQSFREKSGPLELTENVQQHHHFRKGFVSNLTNPKVAIFFITFLPQFVNSSLGHVSLQMILFGIIFIAETLIIFSLIALFASGLGKKVKKSRIFQHTLKYVKGTVFGVLGLKLLFSSNN
- a CDS encoding alanine/glycine:cation symporter family protein; this encodes MQEVVQGFVSSINEFLWSYLLIAMLIAFGLFFTFRSKFLQIRLLKEMIRVLKEGADSSSKDGISPFQAFCISMAARVGTGNITGIAIAIALGGPGAVFWMWVLAVIGSASAFIESTLAQIYKVKDKDGGFRGGPAYYMEKGLKKRWMGGLFAVLITLSFGLIFNAVQSNTITLAFENAFGTNRLVLGIIMTVAFAAIIFGGVKRIAKMSEYIVVVLAVAYIAVALFIIIMNIQEMPSLIALIVKNAFGFDQIAGGSLGAALMQGIKRGLFSNEAGMGSAPNAAAAATTSHPVKQGLIQAFGVLTDTLIICSSTAFIILLSGTYTNKNLSGIELTQAALSTHIGSWATGALAIMIFLFAFSTLIGNYYYGETNIEFLNTNKAWLMTYRVAVLAMIVFGSISQIQLVWDLADLFMGFMVVVNLIAILLLSKVAFAALKDYLGQKKAGKDPVFYQDSISGLDNIEAWDHSKDKSSSKKAI
- a CDS encoding bile acid:sodium symporter family protein, which codes for MLSQLNKMLEKLMPFITPVSLLIGVLIGSSLSQYAFLIPWLFALMTFAGSLNSNFHQLNATIHRPFPIIMALFVLHIFMPAWAWSVGQVIFPHDVFTSTGLLLAAIIPTGVTSFIWVSIYKGSIPLALSIILIDTLLAPLIVPYTLLWVVGDTVHLEALKLVKDLCFMIVLPSLLGMCLNQYTKGTIKQTLGPKLAPVSKIGLSVMVMINGGVIAPYLKHIDKKLLFIILIVFLMSSAGYFFSWMIGKWLRWDRAKVVTLTFCGGMRNISAGAVLAVSYFPAPVAVPVVLGMLFQQVLAALSGRLVQNYYEKKDAEFISLK